In Silene latifolia isolate original U9 population chromosome 3, ASM4854445v1, whole genome shotgun sequence, a single window of DNA contains:
- the LOC141647863 gene encoding vesicle-associated membrane protein 721: MGQQNLIYSFVARGTVVLAEYTEFTGNFTSIASQCLQKLPATNNKFTYNCDGHTFNFLVSDGFTYCVVAVESVGRQIPMAYLERVKDDFNKRYGGGKAATAVAKSLNKEFGPKLKEHMQYCVDHPDEMNKLAKVQAQISEVKGVMMENIEKVLDRGEKIELLVDKTENLRSQAQDFRQQGTQMRRKMWLQNMKIKLIVLGIIIALILIIVLSVCHGFNCSK; the protein is encoded by the exons ATGGGGCAACAAAATCTGATCTACAGTTTTGTAGCAAGAGGTACAGTTGTATTAGCAGAATACACTGAATTTACTGGTAACTTCACCAGTATTGCTTCTCAATGTCTTCAGAAACTTCCTGCCACTAACAACAAATTCACTTACAATTGCGATGGTCATACCTTCAACTTCCTCGTCTCTGATGGCTTCA CCTATTGTGTTGTTGCTGTTGAGTCTGTTGGCAGGCAGATTCCAATGGCTTACTTGGAAAGAGTCAAGGATGACTTCAACAAGAGATATGGGGGTGGAAAAGCTGCTACTGCTGTTGCAAAGAGCTTGAACAAAGAATTTGG GCCCAAACTGAAAGAACATATGCAATACTGTGTTGATCATCCGGATGAAATGAACAAGCTCGCCAAAGTTCAGGCCCAGATTTCCGAGGTCAAAGGAGTTATGATGGAGAATATTGAGAAG GTTCTAGATCGCGGTGAGAAGATTGAGCTCCTAGTGGACAAGACAGAAAATCTGCGCTCACAG GCACAAGACTTCAGGCAACAAGGAACACAGATGAGGAGAAAGATGTGGCTTCAGAACATGAAGATCAAGCTCATTGTGCTGGGAATCATCATCGCATTGATCCTCATTATAGTCTTGTCAGTATGTCATGGGTTCAATTGTAGCAAATAA